CATCGCCCGTAGGGGCCGGTCCGCAGTGCCGCGAGGCGGCCTTCGGGAGAGAAGTCCCGGGTGATGACCGACACCGGCCAGTCGTTGGAGTCTCGCATCTCTTGCACGTAGAAGCGCACCGCGTCGAAGGGGCACCGGTCGGCGGCAGGGCAGCCGTCCGTACAGCGCGCGGGCGCCCCCGGCGGGGCGTTTTCAGGGCGGAAGTGGACCAGCGACCCGAAGGAGCTGATCTGCCGCCAGGGCCTTCCGACGAGCCATCGCAGCATGTCCATGTCGTGGCACGACTTGGCGAGGATCATGGGGCTGGACGTGGCCGTGTTGCGCCAGTTGCCGCGCACGAAGCTGTGTGCGAAGTGCCAGTACCCCACGTTCTCCGTGTACTGCACCGAGACGAGATCGCCGATGCGCCCGACGTCGAGCAGCCGCTTGATCGTCGAGAAGAACGGAGTGTAGCGCAGCACGTGCGCGACGGTGACGCTGCCGCCACCGCCCCGCTCCCGGGAGCGCCGTTCTGCCTCGGCCACCCGGCGGACCCCCTCGGCCGTGGGAGCGATGGGCTTTTCGAGCAGGATGTCGTAGCCGAGCTCGATGGCCCGCAGGGCTGGTTCCACGTGCAAGCGGTCCGGGGTGGCGATCACCACCGCGTCGGCGAGCCGCGGACGCTCGAGGAGCTCCTGCCAGGACGGGTAGCGGTGCTCCGGCGGGAT
This genomic interval from Limnochorda sp. LNt contains the following:
- a CDS encoding Gfo/Idh/MocA family protein, translating into MQDVVTLAIVGAGNRGADVYARYALEHPNEARVVAVADPDRARRDALGDAHGIPPEHRYPSWQELLERPRLADAVVIATPDRLHVEPALRAIELGYDILLEKPIAPTAEGVRRVAEAERRSRERGGGGSVTVAHVLRYTPFFSTIKRLLDVGRIGDLVSVQYTENVGYWHFAHSFVRGNWRNTATSSPMILAKSCHDMDMLRWLVGRPWRQISSFGSLVHFRPENAPPGAPARCTDGCPAADRCPFDAVRFYVQEMRDSNDWPVSVITRDFSPEGRLAALRTGPYGRCVYRCDNDVVDHQVVAIEFEGGVTAAFTMCGFTEENTRTLKLMGTRGEIRGHLEKGEIEVRSFVTTGAAGPVHEVMRVRGNGRHAGGDQGLMAAFIRRLRARKSGTVPEEALTSLQESLDSHFMAFAAEQSRLQGTVVKP